GACGCCACGATCGAGCGCTTGCCGGTCTCACGCATGATGGTCGCTGACGCTTCCTTCCCGCCCCTGTAGAAGGGCACGCCCGCCGCCTTCGCAATGCGCTCGCCGAGTTCAGGGAACTCCACCCAGACGATTCCCGGCTGGCCCCTGCGCGTTGCCCACTTCGCGGCATCGTTCACGATGAAGTCGGAGAGCCACACGCTTTCCGTGACGTGAACGACTCGCTTGTGGATCTCCTCCCAAGACGGCCACGAGCCGACGCGCCACGTCGGAAGCTCCCCGTCGTAGGGCGGCACCTAACACTACTGCGTTACGGGTAAGAATGAGGAGGGAGCGAGCAGCCGAAGGCTGAGCGAGTTGGCCGTTATTGCGTTGTCCGTCCGGCGTCCTA
The sequence above is a segment of the Stigmatella aurantiaca genome. Coding sequences within it:
- a CDS encoding SWF/SNF helicase family protein, translating into MPPYDGELPTWRVGSWPSWEEIHKRVVHVTESVWLSDFIVNDAAKWATRRGQPGIVWVEFPELGERIAKAAGVPFYRGGKEASATIMRETGKRSIVASLRANGTGKNLTMFSRMLFVNPPADGATWEQAIGRIHRQGQADDECEVELYQHTDELIDAFRKARDFARFIE